A DNA window from Arachis duranensis cultivar V14167 chromosome 3, aradu.V14167.gnm2.J7QH, whole genome shotgun sequence contains the following coding sequences:
- the LOC107479074 gene encoding protein PLASTID MOVEMENT IMPAIRED 1-RELATED 1 isoform X2 — protein MMLSRGEAGKKSVGGSNNQKRLLKDVETMSKALYSDRNSSRNSIPTWSSRSKPLLPDPKSRPKSGTGDETNSQKDKRSIWNWRPLKALSHIRNKRFNCSFYLQVHLIEGLPLNFEDSVLSVYWKRRDGVLVTRQAVVVEGRAEFEEKLTYTCSVYGSRSGPHHSAKYEAKHFLLYASLVNAPDLDLGKHRVDLTRLLPLTLEELEEEKSSGKWTTSFRLTGLAKGGVMNVSFGYLVVGDNAGGSRDNHHAPNSLNFRQSSLASTKSDVKPRQFDGSSSIRRAGSLQGFISPSLSGSIDEVKDLHEVLPTSKSALASSIDILYKKFEEEKVHDPLHSEPAVDAFANSVEPVKPDAYASSDLGNDNAEDHVGNHTNTGPVHDEPELDAYHEKLDTVKQDGYPHSDSAKENPDQCQGNEFSVVDKGTEMAPNEPFKLEESMIMAHEDSPAVDSNCNFGTENLQVSSENSVILDSFGELNDNSNDQAQVNEFTSKEDGLYTKEQLLQELESALNSVSDLETAALDSPEIMETKYEPKMKEAHSMDDVTESVASEFLSMLGMEHRPMGLNSEGDPESPRELLLRQFEKEALDGGFSLFDFGMGDDDEADAGYDASTGSEHWNYSEGIRPSSSSLFQDMCKEHPAESKDVRGKQKAQMLEDLETEALMREWGLSEKVFLQSPSKDRVGFGSPIDLPPEEPPTLPPLAEGLGPFLQTKDGGFVRSMNPTLFQNSKSGGSLIMQVSNPVVVPAEMGSGIMEVLQGLASVGIEKLSMQAKELMPLEDITGKTMEQVAWEAMPAIEGTERQCSLQHDLIAGQDSTFMRRDLKGRPSGQKFNQSSSSSVDNQTGSEFVSLEDLAPLAMDKIEALSMEGLRVQSGMSSEEAPSNIVSQSIGDISALHGKGIDVSGSLGLEGAAGLQLMDTKGSSNGVDGIMGLSLTLDEWMKLDSGEIDDIDNISEHTSKVLAAHHANSFDFMRGNSKGDRKRSKGRKYGLLGNNFTVALMVQLRDPMRNYEPVGTPMLALIQVEREFVLPKQRIYCTVSELRNNNNNKDDECEIIAKVETKDERKEDKSSEEELIPQFKITEVHVAGVKNEPQKKKLWGTSTQQQSGSRWLLANGMGKGNKLPLKSKAASKSGAQVTTKVQPGDTLWSVSSRIYGTGSKWKELAKFNPHIRNPNVIIPSDTIRLS, from the exons ATGATGTTGTCGAGAGGTGAAGCTGGTAAGAAGAGTGTTGGTGGTTCTAATAACCAAAAGAGGTTGTTGAAAGATGTTGAGACTATGAGCAAAGCTCTTTACTCGGACAGAAATTCATCAAGGAATTCAATTCCAACATGGAGTTCTCGATCCAAGCCCCTTTTGCCTGATCCGAAATCAAGGCCGAAATCCGGTACTGGAGACGAAACGAATTCGCAGAAGGATAAGAGGTCCATATGGAATTGGAGGCCGTTGAAAGCCCTTTCCCATATACGCAATAAGAGATTTAATTGTAGTTTTTATCTCCAAGTCCATTTGATTGAAGGGCTGCCTTTGAATTTCGAGGATTCAGTGCTTTCCGTGTATTGGAAAAGGCGCGATGGGGTTCTGGTGACGCGGCAGGCTGTGGTGGTTGAAGGAAGGGCTGAGTTTGAAGAGAAGTTGACTTACACTTGCTCAGTGTATGGTAGTAGGAGTGGACCTCATCATTCGGCCAAGTATGAGGCCAAGCATTTCTTGCTCTATGCTTCTCTTGTTAATGCGCCTGACCTTGATTTGGGGAAGCACCGCGTCGACCTCACGAGGCTGCTTCCTCTTACGCTGGAGGAGCTTGAGGAGGAGAAGAGCTCCGGGAAGTGGACTACAAGTTTTAGGCTAACTGGATTGGCTAAGGGTGGCGTGATGAATGTTAGTTTTGGATATCTGGTTGTTGGTGATAATGCTGGTGGTTCTAGAGACAACCATCATGCTCCTAATTCATTAAATTTCAGGCAGAGTAGTTTGGCTTCAACGAAATCAGATGTTAAACCGAGACAGTTTGATGGAAGCAGCAGCATCAGGCGTGCTGGAAGTTTACAAGGTTTTATCAGTCCGTCTTTGTCTGGGTCCATAGATGAGGTAAAGGATCTTCATGAGGTATTGCCAACGTCCAAGTCTGCACTCGCCAGCTCTATCGACATCTTGTATAAgaaatttgaagaagaaaaggtacATGATCCTCTTCACAGTGAACCTGCAGTTGATGCTTTTGCCAATAGTGTTGAGCCAGTCAAACCAGATGCCTATGCTTCATCTGATCTTGGAAATGATAATGCTGAAGATCATGTCGGTAATCATACAAATACAGGTCCAGTGCATGATGAACCTGAACTCGATGCATATCATGAAAAACTGGATACAGTTAAACAAGATGGCTATCCCCATTCCGATTCTGCAAAAGAAAACCCTGACCAGTGCCAAGGTAATGAGTTTTCTGTTGTTGACAAGGGCACAGAAATGGCACCAAATGAACCCTTTAAACTAGAAGAGTCCATGATAATGGCTCATGAGGATTCTCCTGCTGTTGATAGTAATTGTAACTTTGGTACTGAAAATCTGCAAGTATCTTCAGAAAATAGTGTGATACTTGATTCTTTTGGTGAATTAAATGATAATTCCAATGATCAAGCACAAGTAAATGAGTTTACTTCCAAAGAGGATGGTTTATACACAAAAGAACAGCTCCTGCAAGAACTAGAATCGGCTTTAAATAGCGTATCAGATTTGGAGACAGCAGCCCTAGACTCTCCTGAAATTATGGAAACCAAATATGAACCTAAGATGAAAGAAGCACATAGCATGGATGATGTTACAGAATCAGTTGCCAGTGAATTTTTAAGCATGCTAGGCATGGAACACAGACCAATGGGCTTGAATTCTGAAGGTGATCCTGAGTCTCCAAGAGAGCTCCTTTTGAGACAATTTGAGAAGGAGGCTTTGGATGGGGGCttctctttgtttgattttggcATGGGCGATGATGATGAGGCAGATGCTGGCTACGATGCTTCTACTGGATCTGAGCACTGGAACTACTCTGAGGGTATtaggccatcatcatcatccttgtTTCAAGATATGTGCAAGGAGCATCCGGCTGAGTCTAAGGATGTGAGAGGCAAACAGAAAGCTCAGATGCTAGAAGATTTGGAAACAGAAGCCTTAATGCGGGAGTGGGGTTTGAGTGAGAAGGTTTTTCTTCAATCTCCTTCAAAAGATCGTGTTGGTTTTGGAAGTCCTATTGATCTTCCACCTGAAGAGCCTCCTACATTGCCTCCTCTTGCTGAGGGGTTGGGCCCTTTTCTACAAACAAAAGATGGGGGGTTCGTGCGGTCGATGAATCCCACTCTTTTTCAGAATTCTAAAAGTGGTGGCAGCTTAATTATGCAAGTTTCCAACCCTGTCGTGGTACCTGCTGAAATGGGCTCCGGTATAATGGAGGTTCTGCAGGGTTTAGCTTCAGTGGGAATTGAAAAGCTCTCAATGCAGGCGAAGGAATTAATGCCACTTGAAGATATCACGGGGAAGACAATGGAACAAGTAGCATGGGAAGCTATGCCTGCCATAGAGGGTACAGAGAG GCAATGCAGTTTGCAACATGATTTGATAGCAGGGCAAGATAGTACTTTCATGCGAAGAGATTTGAAAGGAAGACCATCTGGGCAGAAGTTCAACCAGTCTAGTTCAAGTTCAGTGGACAACCAGACGGGCTCGGAGTTTGTTTCGTTGGAAGATCTTGCTCCTTTGGCTATGGACAAAATTGAGGCACTTTCAATGGAGGGTTTAAGAGTACAATCTGGCATGTCAAGTGAGGAGGCTCCATCAAACATCGTTTCCCAATCGATTGGGGATATTTCAGCTCTCCATGGTAAGGGGATTGATGTGAGTGGGTCCCTTGGCCTGGAAGGTGCTGCTGGTTTGCAGTTGATGGATACAAAAGGCAGCAGCAATGGTGTCGATGGAATAATGGGCCTATCTTTAACTCTTGACGAATGGATGAAGCTGGACTCTGGTGAGATCGATGATATCGATAACATTAGTGAGCATACTTCCAAGGTTCTTGCAGCCCATCATGCTAACTCTTTTGACTTCATGCGTGGGAATTCGAAGGGAGATAGGAAACGAAGTAAAGGCAGAAAATATGGTTTACTAGGAAACAATTTCACAGTAGCATTGATGGTGCAACTTCGTGATCCTATGAGAAACTATGAGCCCGTTGGAACTCCAATGCTCGCACTTATACAAGTTGAGAGAGAATTTGTCCTACCAAAGCAAAGAATTTACTGTACTGTGTCCGAGTTGaggaacaacaacaataataaggATGATGAGTGCGAGATAATAGCTAAGGTGGAGACAAAGGACGAAAGGAAAGAGGATAAAAGCTCCGAAGAAGAGCTCATTCCCCAGTTCAAAATTACTGAAGTCCATGTTGCAGGTGTGAAGAATGAGCCTCAGAAAAAGAAGCTTTGGGGAACTTCGACCCAGCAACAGTCTGGTTCGCGCTGGTTGCTTGCTAATGGAATGGGGAAGGGAAACAAGCTCCCATTGAAGTCGAAGGCTGCATCGAAATCCGGTGCTCAAGTTACCACAAAGGTGCAGCCTGGTGACACCTTGTGGAGCGTATCATCTCGAATTTACGGTACTGGCTCCAAATGGAAGGAACTGGCAAAATTTAATCCTCATATCAGAAACCCCAATGTCATTATACCAAGTGATACCATAAGACTTAGTTGA
- the LOC107479074 gene encoding protein PLASTID MOVEMENT IMPAIRED 1-RELATED 1 isoform X1, with protein MMLSRGEAGKKSVGGSNNQKRLLKDVETMSKALYSDRNSSRNSIPTWSSRSKPLLPDPKSRPKSGTGDETNSQKDKRSIWNWRPLKALSHIRNKRFNCSFYLQVHLIEGLPLNFEDSVLSVYWKRRDGVLVTRQAVVVEGRAEFEEKLTYTCSVYGSRSGPHHSAKYEAKHFLLYASLVNAPDLDLGKHRVDLTRLLPLTLEELEEEKSSGKWTTSFRLTGLAKGGVMNVSFGYLVVGDNAGGSRDNHHAPNSLNFRQSSLASTKSDVKPRQFDGSSSIRRAGSLQGFISPSLSGSIDEVKDLHEVLPTSKSALASSIDILYKKFEEEKVHDPLHSEPAVDAFANSVEPVKPDAYASSDLGNDNAEDHVGNHTNTGPVHDEPELDAYHEKLDTVKQDGYPHSDSAKENPDQCQGNEFSVVDKGTEMAPNEPFKLEESMIMAHEDSPAVDSNCNFGTENLQVSSENSVILDSFGELNDNSNDQAQVNEFTSKEDGLYTKEQLLQELESALNSVSDLETAALDSPEIMETKYEPKMKEAHSMDDVTESVASEFLSMLGMEHRPMGLNSEGDPESPRELLLRQFEKEALDGGFSLFDFGMGDDDEADAGYDASTGSEHWNYSEGIRPSSSSLFQDMCKEHPAESKDVRGKQKAQMLEDLETEALMREWGLSEKVFLQSPSKDRVGFGSPIDLPPEEPPTLPPLAEGLGPFLQTKDGGFVRSMNPTLFQNSKSGGSLIMQVSNPVVVPAEMGSGIMEVLQGLASVGIEKLSMQAKELMPLEDITGKTMEQVAWEAMPAIEGTESRQCSLQHDLIAGQDSTFMRRDLKGRPSGQKFNQSSSSSVDNQTGSEFVSLEDLAPLAMDKIEALSMEGLRVQSGMSSEEAPSNIVSQSIGDISALHGKGIDVSGSLGLEGAAGLQLMDTKGSSNGVDGIMGLSLTLDEWMKLDSGEIDDIDNISEHTSKVLAAHHANSFDFMRGNSKGDRKRSKGRKYGLLGNNFTVALMVQLRDPMRNYEPVGTPMLALIQVEREFVLPKQRIYCTVSELRNNNNNKDDECEIIAKVETKDERKEDKSSEEELIPQFKITEVHVAGVKNEPQKKKLWGTSTQQQSGSRWLLANGMGKGNKLPLKSKAASKSGAQVTTKVQPGDTLWSVSSRIYGTGSKWKELAKFNPHIRNPNVIIPSDTIRLS; from the exons ATGATGTTGTCGAGAGGTGAAGCTGGTAAGAAGAGTGTTGGTGGTTCTAATAACCAAAAGAGGTTGTTGAAAGATGTTGAGACTATGAGCAAAGCTCTTTACTCGGACAGAAATTCATCAAGGAATTCAATTCCAACATGGAGTTCTCGATCCAAGCCCCTTTTGCCTGATCCGAAATCAAGGCCGAAATCCGGTACTGGAGACGAAACGAATTCGCAGAAGGATAAGAGGTCCATATGGAATTGGAGGCCGTTGAAAGCCCTTTCCCATATACGCAATAAGAGATTTAATTGTAGTTTTTATCTCCAAGTCCATTTGATTGAAGGGCTGCCTTTGAATTTCGAGGATTCAGTGCTTTCCGTGTATTGGAAAAGGCGCGATGGGGTTCTGGTGACGCGGCAGGCTGTGGTGGTTGAAGGAAGGGCTGAGTTTGAAGAGAAGTTGACTTACACTTGCTCAGTGTATGGTAGTAGGAGTGGACCTCATCATTCGGCCAAGTATGAGGCCAAGCATTTCTTGCTCTATGCTTCTCTTGTTAATGCGCCTGACCTTGATTTGGGGAAGCACCGCGTCGACCTCACGAGGCTGCTTCCTCTTACGCTGGAGGAGCTTGAGGAGGAGAAGAGCTCCGGGAAGTGGACTACAAGTTTTAGGCTAACTGGATTGGCTAAGGGTGGCGTGATGAATGTTAGTTTTGGATATCTGGTTGTTGGTGATAATGCTGGTGGTTCTAGAGACAACCATCATGCTCCTAATTCATTAAATTTCAGGCAGAGTAGTTTGGCTTCAACGAAATCAGATGTTAAACCGAGACAGTTTGATGGAAGCAGCAGCATCAGGCGTGCTGGAAGTTTACAAGGTTTTATCAGTCCGTCTTTGTCTGGGTCCATAGATGAGGTAAAGGATCTTCATGAGGTATTGCCAACGTCCAAGTCTGCACTCGCCAGCTCTATCGACATCTTGTATAAgaaatttgaagaagaaaaggtacATGATCCTCTTCACAGTGAACCTGCAGTTGATGCTTTTGCCAATAGTGTTGAGCCAGTCAAACCAGATGCCTATGCTTCATCTGATCTTGGAAATGATAATGCTGAAGATCATGTCGGTAATCATACAAATACAGGTCCAGTGCATGATGAACCTGAACTCGATGCATATCATGAAAAACTGGATACAGTTAAACAAGATGGCTATCCCCATTCCGATTCTGCAAAAGAAAACCCTGACCAGTGCCAAGGTAATGAGTTTTCTGTTGTTGACAAGGGCACAGAAATGGCACCAAATGAACCCTTTAAACTAGAAGAGTCCATGATAATGGCTCATGAGGATTCTCCTGCTGTTGATAGTAATTGTAACTTTGGTACTGAAAATCTGCAAGTATCTTCAGAAAATAGTGTGATACTTGATTCTTTTGGTGAATTAAATGATAATTCCAATGATCAAGCACAAGTAAATGAGTTTACTTCCAAAGAGGATGGTTTATACACAAAAGAACAGCTCCTGCAAGAACTAGAATCGGCTTTAAATAGCGTATCAGATTTGGAGACAGCAGCCCTAGACTCTCCTGAAATTATGGAAACCAAATATGAACCTAAGATGAAAGAAGCACATAGCATGGATGATGTTACAGAATCAGTTGCCAGTGAATTTTTAAGCATGCTAGGCATGGAACACAGACCAATGGGCTTGAATTCTGAAGGTGATCCTGAGTCTCCAAGAGAGCTCCTTTTGAGACAATTTGAGAAGGAGGCTTTGGATGGGGGCttctctttgtttgattttggcATGGGCGATGATGATGAGGCAGATGCTGGCTACGATGCTTCTACTGGATCTGAGCACTGGAACTACTCTGAGGGTATtaggccatcatcatcatccttgtTTCAAGATATGTGCAAGGAGCATCCGGCTGAGTCTAAGGATGTGAGAGGCAAACAGAAAGCTCAGATGCTAGAAGATTTGGAAACAGAAGCCTTAATGCGGGAGTGGGGTTTGAGTGAGAAGGTTTTTCTTCAATCTCCTTCAAAAGATCGTGTTGGTTTTGGAAGTCCTATTGATCTTCCACCTGAAGAGCCTCCTACATTGCCTCCTCTTGCTGAGGGGTTGGGCCCTTTTCTACAAACAAAAGATGGGGGGTTCGTGCGGTCGATGAATCCCACTCTTTTTCAGAATTCTAAAAGTGGTGGCAGCTTAATTATGCAAGTTTCCAACCCTGTCGTGGTACCTGCTGAAATGGGCTCCGGTATAATGGAGGTTCTGCAGGGTTTAGCTTCAGTGGGAATTGAAAAGCTCTCAATGCAGGCGAAGGAATTAATGCCACTTGAAGATATCACGGGGAAGACAATGGAACAAGTAGCATGGGAAGCTATGCCTGCCATAGAGGGTACAGAGAG TAGGCAATGCAGTTTGCAACATGATTTGATAGCAGGGCAAGATAGTACTTTCATGCGAAGAGATTTGAAAGGAAGACCATCTGGGCAGAAGTTCAACCAGTCTAGTTCAAGTTCAGTGGACAACCAGACGGGCTCGGAGTTTGTTTCGTTGGAAGATCTTGCTCCTTTGGCTATGGACAAAATTGAGGCACTTTCAATGGAGGGTTTAAGAGTACAATCTGGCATGTCAAGTGAGGAGGCTCCATCAAACATCGTTTCCCAATCGATTGGGGATATTTCAGCTCTCCATGGTAAGGGGATTGATGTGAGTGGGTCCCTTGGCCTGGAAGGTGCTGCTGGTTTGCAGTTGATGGATACAAAAGGCAGCAGCAATGGTGTCGATGGAATAATGGGCCTATCTTTAACTCTTGACGAATGGATGAAGCTGGACTCTGGTGAGATCGATGATATCGATAACATTAGTGAGCATACTTCCAAGGTTCTTGCAGCCCATCATGCTAACTCTTTTGACTTCATGCGTGGGAATTCGAAGGGAGATAGGAAACGAAGTAAAGGCAGAAAATATGGTTTACTAGGAAACAATTTCACAGTAGCATTGATGGTGCAACTTCGTGATCCTATGAGAAACTATGAGCCCGTTGGAACTCCAATGCTCGCACTTATACAAGTTGAGAGAGAATTTGTCCTACCAAAGCAAAGAATTTACTGTACTGTGTCCGAGTTGaggaacaacaacaataataaggATGATGAGTGCGAGATAATAGCTAAGGTGGAGACAAAGGACGAAAGGAAAGAGGATAAAAGCTCCGAAGAAGAGCTCATTCCCCAGTTCAAAATTACTGAAGTCCATGTTGCAGGTGTGAAGAATGAGCCTCAGAAAAAGAAGCTTTGGGGAACTTCGACCCAGCAACAGTCTGGTTCGCGCTGGTTGCTTGCTAATGGAATGGGGAAGGGAAACAAGCTCCCATTGAAGTCGAAGGCTGCATCGAAATCCGGTGCTCAAGTTACCACAAAGGTGCAGCCTGGTGACACCTTGTGGAGCGTATCATCTCGAATTTACGGTACTGGCTCCAAATGGAAGGAACTGGCAAAATTTAATCCTCATATCAGAAACCCCAATGTCATTATACCAAGTGATACCATAAGACTTAGTTGA
- the LOC110278589 gene encoding MLO-like protein 6 isoform X1: MVENFPLNSADAAYTKIRGMLSTLGDPFTRIISPKEYQGFRIGSDGNLQGVGLFINIEPRTGHLQHVQQPEKFRLTRQTSFGRRHLSVWTTNPILIWIVCFFRQFVCSVPKVDYLTLRHGFVTAHLAPQNHQKFDFMQYIERTLEEDFEVVVEIRFM, translated from the exons ATGGTGGAAAATTTTCCCTTGAACTCAGCTGATGCAGCATACACAAAAATCAGAGGAATGCTTTCTACCCTTGGCGATCCATTCACTCGGATTATCAGTCCAAAG GAATACCAAGGATTTAGAATTGGAAGTGATGGGAACTTACAAGGAGTAGGCCTCTTCATAAATATTGAACCAAGAACTGGACATTTG CAGCATGTTCAGCAACCTGAAAAGTTCAGACTTACGAGACAGACTTCCTTTGGGAGGAGACATTTGAGTGTGTGGACCACAAATCCTATTCTCATTTGGATT GTTTGTTTCTTCAGGCAGTTTGTATGCTCAGTACCTAAAGTGGATTACTTGACCTTGAGACATGGGTTTGTCACG GCACACTTGGCACCTCAAAATCACCAGAAGTTTGATTTTATGCAATACATTGAAAGAACATTGGAAGAGGACTTCGAAGTTGTTGTAGAAATCAGGTTCATGTGA
- the LOC110278589 gene encoding MLO-like protein 6 isoform X2 — MVENFPLNSADAAYTKIRGMLSTLGDPFTRIISPKEYQGFRIGSDGNLQGVGLFINIEPRTGHLHVQQPEKFRLTRQTSFGRRHLSVWTTNPILIWIVCFFRQFVCSVPKVDYLTLRHGFVTAHLAPQNHQKFDFMQYIERTLEEDFEVVVEIRFM, encoded by the exons ATGGTGGAAAATTTTCCCTTGAACTCAGCTGATGCAGCATACACAAAAATCAGAGGAATGCTTTCTACCCTTGGCGATCCATTCACTCGGATTATCAGTCCAAAG GAATACCAAGGATTTAGAATTGGAAGTGATGGGAACTTACAAGGAGTAGGCCTCTTCATAAATATTGAACCAAGAACTGGACATTTG CATGTTCAGCAACCTGAAAAGTTCAGACTTACGAGACAGACTTCCTTTGGGAGGAGACATTTGAGTGTGTGGACCACAAATCCTATTCTCATTTGGATT GTTTGTTTCTTCAGGCAGTTTGTATGCTCAGTACCTAAAGTGGATTACTTGACCTTGAGACATGGGTTTGTCACG GCACACTTGGCACCTCAAAATCACCAGAAGTTTGATTTTATGCAATACATTGAAAGAACATTGGAAGAGGACTTCGAAGTTGTTGTAGAAATCAGGTTCATGTGA
- the LOC110278589 gene encoding uncharacterized protein LOC110278589 isoform X3, with protein MVENFPLNSADAAYTKIRGMLSTLGDPFTRIISPKEYQGFRIGSDGNLQGVGLFINIEPRTGHLQHVQQPEKFRLTRQTSFGRRHLSVWTTNPILIWIVCFFRQFVCSVPKVDYLTLRHGFVTAHLAPQNQVHVMITICILTISYRYIN; from the exons ATGGTGGAAAATTTTCCCTTGAACTCAGCTGATGCAGCATACACAAAAATCAGAGGAATGCTTTCTACCCTTGGCGATCCATTCACTCGGATTATCAGTCCAAAG GAATACCAAGGATTTAGAATTGGAAGTGATGGGAACTTACAAGGAGTAGGCCTCTTCATAAATATTGAACCAAGAACTGGACATTTG CAGCATGTTCAGCAACCTGAAAAGTTCAGACTTACGAGACAGACTTCCTTTGGGAGGAGACATTTGAGTGTGTGGACCACAAATCCTATTCTCATTTGGATT GTTTGTTTCTTCAGGCAGTTTGTATGCTCAGTACCTAAAGTGGATTACTTGACCTTGAGACATGGGTTTGTCACG GCACACTTGGCACCTCA AAATCAGGTTCATGTGATGATTACTATATGTATTTTAACAATTAGCTACCGATACATTAATTAA
- the LOC107479077 gene encoding uncharacterized protein LOC107479077, whose amino-acid sequence MRVVWEELSYIVGLCQVPVCLLGDFNEILHVEERKGASSLTGTAEDFKDWVQDMQLMDLSLNDRKFTWFRGRSCSRIDRVLVTVEWMEEFLEIRLKGGPRGLLDHCPLIVEDPLRNWHKENFGNMDKRLKMLEEEIQKLDTMVNEGAYDGTTEARRKTLVSFSEKCEDQARIKVAIRGFYKELHRQEYALRIGFRDGLVRQIDGAEAAALETMPSVEEIREDFIGAVMEFFQTARLPSDANVTWVMLALKLVGAREIMDFRPIRRKIHDGVLIACETVQRLKTSRKKAAIIKLDFQKACDRVRWSFVDIVLQKMGFGQRWRNWVKEFLSTASMSVLVNGSPTRPFKMERGLRQGDPLSPLLFVLVVDVLHRMLGDAVRNRHITPLLVGRDHIELSHLQFADDTILFCPTETETIVNYKRMLRCFELMSGLSINFDKSNLIPINCEQEWVEQVCGLLGSKQAGLPVRYLGILLRANPRLVKTWKPIIDKVEEKLSLWKAKVLNKAGKLVLIKSVLNSLPIYYLSLYKMPKAVADKLIALQRRFMWCREDGSYVVDEISDLTSEGGPWKDICQLSIPNQQGKEKLLHGLAMEVGNGSRTLFWVDNWVQGGPPKVIFPRLFSISNQQGSMIGDCGFWDGLEWIWNFQWRRELFQWELELVHQLLERLRLVLQSETLSEEVRSYNFTSSIWGGLVWCAWLRYLGKPWVVPGTMRGQFESWTGFYKNREEQKMLLTGFFAVIWNIWGERKAIVFNNRKASVEDIQGRTFLSFKEWAGANPLGC is encoded by the exons ATGCGGGTGGTGTGGGAGGAGTTGAGTTATATTGTGGGTTTGTGTCAAGTTCCTGTTTGCTTATTGGGagattttaatgagattttacaCGTCGAAGAACGCAAAGGGGCTAGTAGTTTAACGGGAACAGCGGAAGATTTTAAGGATTGGGTTCAGGATATGCAGTTGATGGACTTATCTCTCAATGATAGGAAGTTCACGTGGTTTAGAGGTAGATCATGTAGTAGGATTGATAGGGTCTTGGTTACTGTAGAGTGGATGGAGGAGTTCTTAGAAATTCGTTTGAAAGGTGGCCCAAGAGGGCTATTAGATCACTGCCCGTTGATTGTGGAAG ATCCTTTGCGAAATTGGCACAAGGAAAATTTTGGGAACATGGATAAAAGACTGAAGATGTTGGAGGAGGAGATTCAGAAGCTGGATACGATGGTTAACGAAGGCGCATATGATGGTACAACAGAGGCTAGAAGGAAGACGTTGGTGAGCTTTTCTGAGAAATG TGAGGATCAGGCAAGAATAAAAGTGGCGATTAGAGGGTTCTACAAGGAGCTGCATCGGCAGGAATATGCTCTGAGGATTGGCTTTAGGGATGGATTGGTGAGACAGATTGATGGAGCTGAAGCTGCAGCTCTGGAGACTATGCCGTCGGTGGAGGAAATCAGGGAG GATTTCATTGGAGCAGTGATGGAGTTCTTTCAGACTGCTAGGCTACCATCGGATGCAAATGTGACGTGGGTGATGCTAGCTCTGAAGCTAGTGGGTGCTAGAGAGATTATGGATTTTCGGCCGATTA GGAGGAAAATACACGATGGCGTCCTCATTGCTTGTGAGACGGTTCAACGGCTTAAAACGAGTCGAAAGAAGGCGGCGATCATTAAGCTTGACTTCCAGAAAGCTTGTGATAGAGTCAGATGGAGTTTTGTGGATATAGTGCTTCAGAAGATGGGGTTCGGACAAAGGTGGAGGAATTGGGTGAAAGAGTTTCTGAGTACGGCATCTATGTCTGTGCTGGTTAATGGATCTCCAACCAGACCGTTCAAAATGGAGAGGGGGCTGAGACAAGGTGATCCACTATCTCCTCTGCTGTTTGTGCTTGTGGTCGATGTGTTGCATAGGATGTTGGGGGATGCCGTGAGGAATAGGCACATTACTCCGTTACTGGTAGGGAGAGATCATATTGAGTTGTCACATCTCCAATTTGCGGATGATACGATCTTGTTTTGCCCTACGGAGACAGAAACAATTGTGAACTATAAGAGGATGCTGCGTTGTTTTGAGTTGATGTCTGGGTTGAGCATCAATTTTGATAAGTCGAATTTGATCCCGATTAACTGTGAACAGGAATGGGTGGAGCAGGTGTGTGGCCTTCTGGGGTCTAAACAAGCTGGTCTACCGGTTCGATACCTTGGGATTTTGTTAAGAGCTAATCCGAGACTAGTGAAGACTTGGAAGCCAATCATAGATAAGGTGGAAGAGAAGCTCAGCTTATGGAAAGCGAAGGTTCTGAACAAAGCAGGCAAACTAGTTCTCATCAAATCGGTGTTGAATAGCTTACCGATCTATTACCTTAGTCTATACAAGATGCCAAAAGCGGTCGCTGACAAGTTGATTGCACTGCAAAGGAGATTTATGTGGTGTAGGGAGGATGGTAGCtatgtggtggacgaaatt TCAGACCTTACCAGTGAAGGTGGTCCGTGGAAAGACATTTGTCAGTTGAGTATACCAAACCAACAGGGGAAAGAAAAACTTCTTCATGGCCTGGCGATGGAAGTAGGGAATGGCAGCCGAACTCTGTTTTGGGTAGACAACTGGGTGCAAGGTGGCCCTCCAAAAGTAATTTTTCCAAGGctcttctctatttcaaacCAACAAGGTTCTATGATAGGGGACTGTGGGTTCTGGGATGGGTTAGAGTGGATCTGGAATTTTCAGTGGAGGAGAGAGTTGTTCCAGTGGGAGTTGGAATTGGTTCACCAACTTCTTGAGAGGCTAAGACTG GTGCTGCAATCGGAGACTCTTTCGGAAGAAGTTAGGAGCTACAACTTCACTAGTTCAATCTGGGGAGGATTG GTGTGGTGCGCTTGGTTGAGATATTTAGGTAAACCGTGGGTCGTCCCAGGAACCATGAGGGGGCAGTTCGAGAGTTGGACTGGCTTTTACAAGAATAGAGAGGAACAGAAGATGCTGCTGACTGGATTCTTTGCAGTGATCTGGAATATTTGGGGGGAACGGAAAGCCATAGTTTTTAACAACAGGAAAGCAAGTGTTGAGGACATTCAAGGAAGGACGTTTTTGAGCTTCAAGGAGTGGGCAGGTGCTAACCCTCTtggttgttga